The genomic DNA GAAGGGTTTGTCAATGTCCCTCCTTTTCTTTTTGACGGGAATGGATGAAATGCGTCCGGCCGTGCAATATGGCGACCTTGATGATGGCAAGGGCCGGTACTGCCACAATCATGCCAATCACACCTTGGACCTCACCGCCGATGATCAAAGCGCCCATGATGAATAGAGGGTGCATATGCAGCGTCTTCCCGACAATCAGGGGAGACAGGATATTCCCTTCGAGGAACTGCAGGATCAAGACGATGATTGCCACGTAAATGACCATGTGAAGGGAAATCGTGCTTGCCACAAGCACTGCCGGAATGGCCCCGATGATCGGTCCGAAATAGGGGATGACATTGGTCACCCCGATGATCAGGCCAAGGATGAGGGGATATTTCATTCCGATGAGCCAAAGTGCCGACGTCGATACACCGAAAATGATCAAACAGACCAGGAGTTGCCCACGGATATAGCCTCCTAGAGAAGCATCCACGTCCCTTAGGAAACTTGCGCTGCTTTCTCTCCACTTGCGGGGAGTGAGCCGGATGAAGAACCTTTTGACCTTCACCACATCCTTCAGCAGATAAAAGGATACAAACGGGATGATGGCAATGATCAGAAGGGAATTCATGAACTTCATCAGGATGGCAAGGACGACGGCTGCAAGGCCCGTCACCCATGCTTCCAGCCCATTGATCCGCTTATCGAGCATGGATTGGATGCCATCCGGCCACGCGGCGGTCTTATACTGGATATAGGTGAGCCCGCGGTT from Rossellomorea marisflavi includes the following:
- a CDS encoding AI-2E family transporter is translated as MATNYAKWLYRLTIAFVASLLLYVLFLLKPVWQPVLDVFFFAALPFIIGAFIAYLLHPVVEKLHELGIHRGIAILLIYLLFFGSIGWGIYKGTPAIIHQIDDLSKNAPVLTDQYNRGLTYIQYKTAAWPDGIQSMLDKRINGLEAWVTGLAAVVLAILMKFMNSLLIIAIIPFVSFYLLKDVVKVKRFFIRLTPRKWRESSASFLRDVDASLGGYIRGQLLVCLIIFGVSTSALWLIGMKYPLILGLIIGVTNVIPYFGPIIGAIPAVLVASTISLHMVIYVAIIVLILQFLEGNILSPLIVGKTLHMHPLFIMGALIIGGEVQGVIGMIVAVPALAIIKVAILHGRTHFIHSRQKEKEGH